The Apium graveolens cultivar Ventura chromosome 6, ASM990537v1, whole genome shotgun sequence genome contains a region encoding:
- the LOC141666867 gene encoding uncharacterized protein LOC141666867 isoform X1, with the protein MLRKCPHHGIPNWMIINYFYNGLGVQSRPMLDAASGGALWAKSYKEAYDLIELMAANEYQYPIQRLPQGEIAGVLEGDTTTAITAQLKELSMKIDSLANYGVNKITSVYELCAGSHATEQCTISSKSAQFVSNFQRSQQPVPGTYHLDNWNHPNFSWNNNQNTMQQPFQQFGNKQFNPPGFQLQFAPRQQLQLQQQTHDAGQSSNEKSELEELRLMCKNQALICLSQAVSIKNLENQIRQIANALLNRLLGALSSDTEVPGKREVEEQVKAITLRSGKVASPEKSHVPESEVLVEKDVQKEAEVEPRKTTVEHTPPESIQGRNMSILHLLFLRGYRSRSWISNLLSFWRCSRNFISTYLSLKLLNRCLAMRGL; encoded by the coding sequence atgcttaggaagtgtcctcatcatggaattcctaattggatgatcatcaattatttttataacgGGTTGGGAGTacagtcaagacccatgctcgatgcagcatcaggtggagcattatgggcaaagagctataaggaagcctatgatctaattgaactgatggctgctaatgaatatcagtatccaatccagagattgccacagggcGAGATAGCAGGAGTTCTGGAAGGGGATACaactacggctatcactgctcaactaaaggagttgtctatgaagatcgattctctggctaactatggtgttaataagataaccagtgtttatgagctatgtgcaggttcgcatgcgacggagcaatgcactatatctagtaaatcagctcagtttgtgagtaactttcagagatcgcagcaaccagttccaggCACTTATCAccttgacaactggaatcatcctaacttcagctggaacaacaatcagaatacgatgcaacagccattccagcagtttggaaacaagcaattcaatcctcctggttttcagctacaatttgcaccaagacaacaactccaacttcaacaacaaactcatgatgcaggtcaatcttcgaatgaaaaatctgaattggaggagttgaggcttatgtgcaaaaaccaggctcttatatgcctaagccaggctgtttctatcaagaatCTAGAGAACCAGATAAgacaaattgctaatgccttattgaatcgactacTAGGAGCTctttctagtgatacagaagttccaggcaagagggaagtcgaagagcaggttaaggcaattacattgaggtctgggaaggttgcaagccctgaaaaatctcatgttccagaatctgaagttttaGTTGagaaagatgtgcagaaggaagcagaagtggaaccaaggaagactactgttgagcacactcctcctgagagTATACAGGGACGAAACatgtctatcctccacctccttttcctaagaggttacagaagcagaagttggataagcaatttgctaagtttctggaggtgttcaagaaacttcatatcaacatacctttcgctgaaactcttgaacagatgcttagctatgcgaggtttatga
- the LOC141666867 gene encoding uncharacterized protein LOC141666867 isoform X2: protein MHRNDGIFVAACLDHYKHIFCSQYLLLGGLWGIGNHLLCKVFVTMGDPAARMKALMDFSQPKINDIQSSIARPAITANTFEIKPSIIQWMQNSIQFGGSPTEDPNMHIRDFIEICDTFKFNGVSKDAVKLRLFPFSLRDKAKSWLHSLPAGSITTWKDLAQKFLNKFFPMAKTAAIRNAITQFM, encoded by the exons ATGCATAGGAATGATGGTATATTTGTCGCAGCCTGTCTGGATCATTACAAACATATTTTCTGTTCACAATATCTCTTACTGGGAG GGCTGTGGGGAATTGGCAATCATCTGTTGTGCAAG gtattcgttacaatgggagatccagcagcacgaatgaaagccttgatggatttttctcaacccaagatcaatgacattcaatctagcattgccaggccagctatcacagctaatacctttgagatcaagcctagCATAATTCAATGgatgcagaattcaatccagtttgggggttctccaacggaagatcccaatatgcacattagggatttcattgagatctgcgacaccttcaagttcaacggtgtttctaaagatgctgtgaagctgagactgttcccattctctctgagggataaggctaagagctggttacactctctaccagctggttcgattactacttggaaagatcttgctcaaaagtttctcaataaattcttccctatggcaaagacagctgcaatcagaaacgctATTACCCAATTTATGTAG